The following coding sequences lie in one Spinacia oleracea cultivar Varoflay chromosome 1, BTI_SOV_V1, whole genome shotgun sequence genomic window:
- the LOC110777117 gene encoding uncharacterized protein encodes MDTSWIDLRNGDPAYYNGCMKFIEHAKETLIHGKTRCPCNKCKLNKWHSVEDVGGHILLNGFLKKYRKWVFHCRVDEGRNTFETPSDLGNAVGQDDMGGLLREAFGVDNSESDNESQDMHENEGLFDMHEEFNFHCEVNNELPSSNSSEEDVKYKRLREVADDGLYEGCTTFSKLSFILHLFHLKCMFHWSAESFTKLLELLIDAFQIKEFPSSYYEGKKIVNDLGLGYEKIDACPNNCILYWGVFAEKDECHVCHTSRWKTVKEKENNKAEDMRWHFVHEDDKILRHPSDGEAWKSFDKRYVEFAEDPRSVRLGLASDGFNPYRLMNTNYSTWPVILIPYNLPPWLCMKSSSCILSLLIPGKHSPGIDIDVYLQPLVHELKLLWEGVDAYDAHSGNKFKMRAALHSTINDFPAYAMLSGWSTRGYKACPTCAHDTSSYWFGGKMCYPGHRKWLPIDHPYRSQGHLFDGTNEYGIAPVPASGTDILEELDKVKYVYGQSKEKSKKNSKKRKRQQGETSHDEPDDGDGGEEEANRVIWKKKSLFFELEYWKHNPLRHNLDFMHIEKNACDNVIATLLDMDKSRDDKQARQALKEKNIKSHLWPKSHPNRVNDYLPPAKYTMSIEEKERFLMVIEKLKVPDGYGASNATKVIDLIEELSDFFKKICSTTIHSDDLDNIQSKLILTLCEMEKEFLPIFFTIMVHLLIHLVDEVKLGGPVQYRWMYPIERYLAFLKSHVSNKAHPEGSIAEGYLLWETITFCSRYLESVQTIFTRPKRNEDGVLDNNTYLYHSGCRVVGKQENARLDEKSLRQAHRYVLLHSDEMKPILDAFICQKRQEGQFGESQFNEIIETGWITNEFTEWLRNQAYNIEDSTTEGKLRKALAYGLSNHSKRFKSVIINGYKFDTVDCERFRKTQNSGVYVEADGQEYYGRLQEIFELD; translated from the exons ATGGATACTAGTTGGATTGATTTACGCAATGGGGATCCTGCTTATTATAATGGTTGCATGAAATTCATTGAACATGCAAAGGAGACTCTTATTCATGGAAAAACCCGATGCCCGTGTAATAAGTGCAAGTTAAATAAATGGCATTCCGTAGAAGATGTTGGAGGACATATTTTGTTAAACGGTTTCCTTAAGAAAtatagaaaatgggttttccaTTGTAGAGTCGATGAAGGGAGAAATACCTTTGAAACCCCTAGTGATTTAGGAAATGCAGTAGGTCAAGATGACATGGGGGGGTTGCTAAGAGAAGCCTTTGGTGTTGACAATTCAGAGTCTGATAATGAATCCCAAGACATGCACGAAAATGAAGGTTTATTTGACATGCACGAAGAGTTTAATTTTCATTGTGAGGTAAATAATGAACTTCCATCAAGTAACTCTAGTGAAGAAGATGTTAAGTATAAACGACTAAGGGAGGTTGCCGATGACGGTCTATACGAGGGATGCACTACTTTCTCAAAGTTATCCTTTATTTTACACTTGTTTCACCTTAAGTGTATGTTCCACTGGTCTGCAGAGTCATTTACTAAATTGCTTGAACTTCTAATAGACGCATTTCAAATTAAGGAGTTTCCATCGTCTTATTATGAGGGAAAGAAGATAGTGAACGATTTGGGGTTAGGATATGAGAAAATTGATGCATGTCCAAATAATTGCATTTTATATTGGGGTGTATTTGCAGAAAAAGATGAGTGTCATGTTTGCCATACATCAAGGTGGAAAACAGTGAAAGAAAAGGAGAATAATAAAG CTGAGGATATGAGATGGCATTTTGTCCAtgaagatgataagatcttaaGGCACCCGTCGGATGGTGAGGCTTGGAAAAGTTTTGATAAAAGATATGTAGAATTCGCCGAAGATCCTCGTAGTGTTAGATTAGGTCTAGCTAGTGATGGTTTCAATCCATATCGTCTAATGAATACCAATTATAGTACATGGCCGGTGATTTTGATTCCTTATAATTTGCCACCGTGGCTGTGTATGAAGTCGTCATCATGCATTTTGTCCTTGCTTATTCCCGGTAAACATAGTCCTGGGATAGATATTGATGTGTATTTGCAACCATTAGTCCACGAGTTAAAGTTATTGTGGGAAGGTGTAGATGCCTATGATGCGCATAGTGGAAATAAATTTAAGATGCGAGCAGCCTTACATTCCACTATAAACGACTTTCCGGCATATGCTATGTTGTCCGGTTGGAGTACAAGAGGTTACAAAGCTTGCCCTACATGTGCCCATGATACTAGTTCATATTGGTTTGGCGGAAAAATGTGCTACCCAGGGCATCGAAAATGGTTGCCAATTGATCATCCTTATCGTTCTCAAGGTCATTTATTTGACGGGACAAATGAATATGGTATTGCTCCGGTCCCTGCAAGCGGGACAGACATTTTGGAGGAATTAGATAAGGTTAAGTATGTTTATGGACAGTCAAAGGAAAAATCTAAGAAAAATtctaagaaaagaaagagaCAACAAGGTGAAACTTCTCATGATGAGCCGGatgatggtgatggtggtgaAGAGGAAGCCAATAGAGTTATTTGGAAAAAGAAAAGTCTATTCTTTGAGTTGGAATATTGGAAACATAATCCGCTAAGACATAATTTAGATTTTATGCACATCGAAAAGAACGCGTGTGACAATGTGATAGCAACTCTTTTAGATATGGATAAAAGTAGAGATGATAAGCAAGCAAGACAGGCTCTCAAagagaaaaatataaaatctcATCTTTGGCCAAAATCTCATCCTAATCGTGTTAATGACTATTTGCCTCCCGCTAAATACACCATGTCTATTGAAGAGAAAGAACGTTTTTTAATGGTCATAGAAAAGCTTAAAGTTCCCGATGGATACGG AGCATCGAATGCCACAAAAGTTATTGACTTGATTGAGGAGTTGTCCGACTTTTTCAAGAAGATTTGTTCGACCACTATTCATTCTGATGACTTAGATAACATTCAGtcaaaacttattttgactCTTTGTGAGATGGAGAAAGAGTTTTTACCAATATTCTTCACAATCATGGTTCATCTACTAATTCATCTGGTGGATGAGGTCAAACTTGGCGGGCCTGTTCAATATCGATGGATGTATCCCATTGAAAG GTACTTGGCATTTTTGAAATCTCATGTAAGCAATAAAGCCCATCCTGAAGGGTCAATTGCGGAAGGATACCTTTTATGGGAGACGATTACATTCTGCTCTAgatatttagaaagtgtccaGACCATATTCACCCGACCGAAAAGAAATGAAGATGGTGTTCTAGACAACAACACCTATTTATATCATTCGGGTTGTCGTGTGGTAGGAAAGCAAGAAAACGCTCGTCTAGATGAAAAAAGTTTAAGACAAGCCCATCGCTATGTTTTGCTTCATTCAGATGAGATGAAACCTATTCTTGA TGCTTTCATATGCCAAAAACGACAAGAGGGTCAATTTGGAGAAAGCCAATTCAACGAAATTATTGAAACTGGGTGGATAACCAATGAGTTCACTGAGTGGTTGCGGAATCAG gCCTATAACATAGAGGATAGTACAACAGAAGGAAAGTTGAGAAAAGCCTTGGCCTATGGATTAAGTAATCACAGTAAAAGATTTAAAAGCGTCATTATCAATGGCTATAAATTTGATACTGTGGATTGCGAGCGATTTCGAAAGACACAAAATTCTGGAGTTTATGTAGAAGCAGATGGGCAAGAGTATTATGGAAGACTCCAAGAAATATTCGAATTAGATTAA